A single region of the Malus sylvestris chromosome 8, drMalSylv7.2, whole genome shotgun sequence genome encodes:
- the LOC126631070 gene encoding uncharacterized protein LOC126631070, which translates to MAIAAAATATMALAARPASNLLLTTRRARWVFTPFAVSSSLSSSSSKPSRALILYSKPGCCLCDGLKEKLQAAFLLSGPDSLHDVDLKVRDITSNPEWERAYQFEIPVLARVLSDGTEETLPRLSPRLGVELVQKKISAALKH; encoded by the exons ATGGCTATTGCAGCAGCAGCGACGGCGACAATGGCACTGGCGGCAAGGCCAGCCTCGAATTTGTTGCTAACAACACGCAGGGCGAGGTGGGTCTTCACCCCTTTTgccgtttcttcttctttatcttcttcttcttcaaagccTTCAAGAGCACTCATTCTCTACTCCAAGCCCGGATGCTGTTTGTGCGATGGCCTCAAAGAAAAACTTCAGGCCGCTTTCTTACTTTCCGGTCCTGATTCCCTCCATGACGTTGATTTGAAG GTAAGGGATATTACAAGCAATCCAGAGTGGGAAAGAGCTTATCAGTTTGAGATACCAGTGTTGGCCAGAGTGCTATCTGATGGCACTGAG GAAACTCTACCCAGATTATCTCCCCGTCTTGGAGTGGAGCTTGTTCAGAAGAAAATATCTGCTGCCTTGAAACATTAG